The following proteins are co-located in the Microvirga ossetica genome:
- a CDS encoding pyridoxal-phosphate dependent enzyme: protein MPAHGALELIGRTPLVEVTSLDTGPCKLFLKLESANPSGSIKDRPARAMIEAAEADGRLKPGGTIVEATAGNTGVGLALVGASKGYRTLLVVPDKMSREKVLHAKALGAEVVITRSDVGKGHPDYYQDLAQAITGRTPGAVYINQFENPANPAAHEASTGPEILDGMEGDVDAVVVGVGSGGTLTGIGRYLKKASPKTVMVLADPAGSILAPLVETGRMTEAGSWAVEGIGEDFVPPNCDLSLVKKAYSIGDKESFSTARELLRKEGILAGSSTGTLLAAALRYCREQTEPKRVVTLVCDTGAKYLSKVFNDAFIAQEGWLDRKTTGTARDVVINPFGEGATIFVSPSETLRSAFARMRSSDISQLPVIEDGRVVGLIDESDILDALVANEHAPQSVFDKPVRDVMVTRLQTISADAPVKELLPLFAAGLVPVIMDGDAFVGLATRIDLINYFRIQAQ from the coding sequence ATGCCAGCCCATGGCGCCCTGGAACTGATCGGACGGACCCCCCTCGTCGAGGTGACGAGTCTCGACACCGGTCCCTGCAAGCTCTTCCTCAAGCTGGAGAGCGCCAATCCCAGCGGATCCATCAAGGATCGCCCGGCGCGGGCCATGATCGAGGCCGCGGAGGCCGACGGCCGCCTGAAGCCCGGCGGCACCATCGTCGAGGCAACGGCGGGCAATACCGGCGTCGGGTTGGCGCTGGTCGGGGCCAGCAAGGGCTATCGCACCCTTCTCGTGGTGCCGGACAAGATGTCCCGCGAGAAGGTGCTCCATGCCAAGGCCCTGGGTGCAGAGGTCGTCATCACCCGCTCCGACGTCGGCAAGGGCCATCCGGATTATTACCAGGATCTGGCCCAGGCGATCACCGGCAGGACGCCAGGCGCCGTCTACATCAACCAGTTCGAGAACCCCGCAAACCCGGCCGCCCACGAGGCGAGCACCGGCCCCGAGATCCTGGACGGGATGGAGGGCGACGTGGATGCCGTCGTGGTCGGCGTCGGCTCGGGCGGCACGCTCACCGGCATCGGGCGCTATCTCAAGAAGGCCTCGCCCAAGACCGTGATGGTGCTGGCCGATCCCGCCGGGTCGATCCTCGCGCCGCTCGTCGAGACGGGTCGGATGACCGAAGCCGGCTCCTGGGCCGTCGAAGGCATCGGCGAGGATTTCGTGCCGCCTAACTGCGACCTCTCCCTGGTGAAGAAGGCCTATTCCATCGGCGACAAGGAGAGTTTTTCCACGGCGCGCGAATTGCTGCGCAAGGAGGGCATCCTCGCCGGCTCCTCAACCGGCACGCTGCTGGCTGCCGCGCTGCGCTACTGCCGCGAGCAGACCGAGCCAAAGCGCGTCGTCACCCTCGTCTGCGACACGGGCGCCAAATATCTGTCGAAGGTGTTCAACGATGCCTTCATCGCGCAGGAAGGCTGGCTCGACCGCAAGACGACCGGCACGGCGCGCGACGTGGTCATCAACCCCTTCGGCGAGGGAGCGACCATCTTCGTGTCGCCGAGCGAGACCCTGCGCTCGGCCTTCGCCCGCATGCGCTCCTCCGACATCTCGCAGCTGCCGGTGATCGAGGATGGCCGCGTGGTCGGCCTGATCGACGAGAGCGACATCCTCGACGCGCTGGTTGCCAACGAGCACGCTCCGCAGAGCGTGTTCGACAAGCCCGTGCGCGACGTGATGGTGACACGCCTGCAAACCATTTCCGCCGATGCTCCGGTCAAGGAGCTTCTGCCCCTCTTCGCCGCCGGTCTCGTGCCGGTGATCATGGACGGCGATGCCTTCGTGGGCCTCGCTACCCGCATCGACCTCATCAACTACTTCCGGATCCAGGCTCAATGA